One Candidatus Binatia bacterium genomic window, GTTGTTTGGGATTGCCGCGGTGCAGAAATTGCGCGTGGATCGAGTGCGGGCTTTTGCCCGAGACGGTCTGTGCGGCCGCAGAAAGCCCCTGCGCGAGAACGATGCCTCCAAATAGATGGTCGCCTGA contains:
- a CDS encoding thioesterase family protein, translating into MHPSTAMLLERLGLQEISKDVYQASGQLDSGDHLFGGIVLAQGLSAAAQTVSGKSPHSIHAQFLHRGNPKQ